The proteins below come from a single Zea mays cultivar B73 unplaced genomic scaffold, Zm-B73-REFERENCE-NAM-5.0 scaffold_347, whole genome shotgun sequence genomic window:
- the LOC118474884 gene encoding 30S ribosomal protein S7, chloroplastic, with translation MSRRGTAEKRTAKSDPIFRNRLVNMVVNRIMKDGKKSLAYQILYRAVKKIQQKTETNPLLVLRQAIRRVTPNIGVKTRRNKKGSTRKVPIEIGSKQGRALAIRWLLEASQKRPGRNMAFKLSSELVDAAKGSGGAIRKKEATHRMAEANRALAHFR, from the coding sequence ATGTCACGTCGAGGTACTGCAGAAAAAAGAACCGCAAAATCCGATCCAATTTTTCGTAATCGATTAGTTAACATGGTGGTTAACCGTATTATGAAAGACGGAAAAAAATCATTGGCTTATCAAATTCTCTATCGAGCCGTGAAAAAGATTCAACAAAAGACAGAAACAAATCCACTATTGGTTTTACGTCAAGCAATACGTAGAGTAACTCCCAATATAGGAGTAAAAACAAGACGTAATAAAAAAGGATCGACGCGGAAAGTTCCGATTGAAATAGGATCTAAACAAGGAAGAGCACTTGCCATTCGTTGGTTATTAGAAGCATCCCAAAAGCGTCCGGGTCGAAATATGGCTTTCAAATTAAGTTCCGAATTAGTAGATGCTGCCAAAGGGAGTGGGGGTGCCATACGCAAAAAGGAAGCGACTCATAGAATGGCAGAGGCAAATAGAGCTCTTGCACATTTTCGTTAA